The genomic DNA TGCTGGACGGGGGGCTCGATGCGGCGTTGTTCGATATGGACGGCACGACGACCGCGACCGAGGACGTGTGCTGCCTGGCGCTGGAAGACATGTTGCGGCGCATGGCGGGCGTCACGGATGCGGCCGCGCCGCCGCGCCTGGACCGCGACCGCGACTATCCCGCGCTGATTGGCTACAGAACGCGGGAGAACCTGGAGTACCTGGGCGCGCAATACGGGCATTTACTCTCCGTCGATGCATCCCTGCGCGCTTTCTTCGAGGCTGCGGCGTGGCATCTTGGGCCGTGCGCGGAGCCGGCGCAGGCCGCTGCGACGCGTGCGGCACTGGCGGATTTCGGGCTCGGGCAGTTGCTGGAAGAGCGGCAATTTCAGGTGCTCATCACGACGCTTGGCGGACCCGCGCCGGAAGGCATCCTGGATGTTCTCGCGTCCCGGTACGGTCCTGCGTTCCGCGCGCGCTGGCGCGATCACTGGCCACAGGCCGGCCTGTTGCTCTACGCCTGCCTGTACCACCGCCGCCTCCTCAGCGACGACGACCCGATGATCGCGCCATTGCCGGGCGTAGGCGTGTTCATGGCGCTGGTCAAGGGCCGTCTCGGCGCGGACGCCGCGCGCTGCCACCCGTTGCTCGCGGGGGCGCTCCCGGCCGGCGCCGAGATCGCATGCAGCCCCGCGCAGCTCGGCGCGCTCGGCGCCCTGTTCGAGCGGCGGCCCGCGAAAACCGCGCTCGTAACCACGTCGTCGTCCTACGAAGCCGGGCACGTCTTGCGGCACGTTCTTTCCAAGTTGCGCCGCGAAGTCCCGGACTGGGGATTGCCCCAGGAGCGCCAGGAGCCCCTGCTGACGCTGTTCCAGGGGCCGGAAACCTGCTACGACGCGATTGTGACGGCGAACGACATCCCCGAAGCGCGATTGAAACCCTGCGGCGACCCGTACGCGCTGGCGCTGGCGCGCCTCGACATCGGCGCGGACGGATTGCGCCGCGTGGCCGGATTCGAGGATACGGAGCCGGGCGTCATCTCCCTGCGCGCGGCGGGCGTTTCGCTGGCAGTGGCGTTGCCCTTTGAAGGCACGCGCGCGCACGACTTCCGGGCCGCGGCGCATGTCGCGCACCGGGGCTTTCCGGAAGTTCTGCTGTATCACCACGCGTTTCTACCGGAGCAGGCGTTTCAGGACGCGCATGCGGCCTCGCCCGCGGATTGACGCCGCCGGTATCATATGATAGCGTTGCCGCGCGAAGCGCAGGCATCTGGTTCAACTGCAGGAAGGAAAGCGTCCGGCCTATGGCAAAACACTGTATCAACGCCACGGATGGCCCGCCCGCCAAAGGGCCTTACTCGCACGCCGTCATCGCGGGTGACCTCGTTTTCGTGTCCGGACAGGGTCCGTTCACGGCGCAGGGCGTCTCCTATGGCACGCTGGAGCAGGAAACGCGCGTCACCTTCGACAATTTGAAGAAGGTGCTCGCCGCCGCCGGGTGCGGCCTTGAAGATGTCGTGAAAGTGACGGTATTCCTTGCGGACATGAACGACTTCGCCGAGTTCAACCGAATTTATCAGGAGTATTTCCCGTCGGGGTGCCCTGCGCGCAGTTGCGTGCAGGTGGGCCGGCTGCCGCTGGATATCAAGGTCGAAATTGAAGCGGTGGCGCTGGCAGGGAACAGGGAATAGGGAACAGGGAACAGGGANNNNNNNNNNNNNNNNNNNNNNNNNNNNNNNNNNNNNNNNNNNNNNNNNNNNNNNNNNNNNNNNNNNNNNNNNNNNNNNNNNNNNNNNNNNNNNNNNNNNAGTATTTCCCGTCGGGGTGCCCTGCGCGCAGTTGCGTGCAGGTGGGCCGGCTGCCGCTGGATATCAAGGTCGAAATTGAAGCGGTGGCGCTGGCAGGGAACAGGGAATAGGGAACAGGGAACAGGGAGGCCGCCGCGTGAAGATTATGCGCGCTGTTGTGTTGTTGATGTGTTCGGTGGCGGTGGCGCAGTCGCCCGCCGACTATAACAACCGCGGCATCGAGGCGTATGAGGCGGGCTCTTATGAAGAGGCCGTCACGTGGTTTGAGCGCGCGCTGGACCTGACCCCCGAAAATGACGTGGTCCGCCGCAACCTGTGCAACGCGCGCCAGGGTATCGCCGACCAGCTGGCCCGCGCCGGCGATTTCGCCGCCGCCGCCGCCAACCTGGAACGGGCCATCGCCGCCGACCCGGAGAACCCGTCGCCGCTGGTGCAGATGGGCGTTTACTATCTGCGTCTCGACATGGTGCCCGAGGCTATCCGCCGGCTGGAAGAAGCGATTGAATTGAAACCGGGTCATCTCGATGCCCATGAATTCCTTGGCGAAGCCTACTACCGGGACAACGATTTGCCTTCGGCGCGCGCGCAATGGGATTACGTGCTCGGTATCGAGCCGAACCGGCCTGGCCTGCGCGAACGCTATGAAAAGGCCTTCCGCGAAGAGTCGATTGAGGCGGAATTCAAGAAGACCAACTCGAGCCATTTCAAGCTCAGTGCGCCCCGGGAAATCCCCTACCACGTGCGCAACCGGGTCATGCGCTTGCTCGAGGAGGCCTACCGCGAAATCGGGCGCAAGTTCGGCGGCGAATATCCGCCCGGGCCGATTCAGGTCATTCTGTATGACGCGGACCAGTTCAACGAAGCGACGCAAATGGACGAGCATGTTGGCGCCGTCTATGACGGCAAGATCCGCGCGCCTATGACGGGCAAGGATGGCCAGTGGCTGCCCGATGAAGAATTGCAGCGCCGTCTCACGCACGAGTACGTGCATGTCGTTGCGCGCTTCCTTGCGGGCGAGAATATCCCGTGGTGGTTGAACGAGGGGCTGGCAGAGACGTTCAGCGATGAGCTTGGCGCGGACAAGGTGGAAATGCTCCGCAACGCGCGCGCCGCGGGCGCGCTCTACACGCTCGCCGAACTCGAGCCGAGCCAGCTCAAGGCGCGCAGCCCGGAAACCTTGCGCATCGCTTATCTGCAAGCCCATTTGACGGTCCGGCACCTCTGGGACCGCTTTGGCCAGCGTCGCCTGCGCGATATGATGTCNNNNNNNNNNNNNNNNNNNNNNNNNNNNNNNNNNNNNNNNNNNNNNNNNNNNNNNNNNNNNNNNNNNNNNNNNNNNNNNNNNNNNNNNNNNNNNNNNNNNTCAGCCGGCGCAGCGCCGCCTCGCGCTGCTCGCCCTGCGCAATGCCCAGATACAGCGGGAATATCTGCGAGAACTGGCTGCCCTCGTCATAGCAGCCTTTCTCCACGTTGAAGAAGCGCGCATTGTACGCTGCCGCGATGGCGTCCTTCTTCGCCGCCCAGCGCGCCTGATCGTCCGTCTTGCCCAGCGCCCCGGCGAACTCCTCGAGCATTTTCGCCGTCCAGTAGTAGCAGCCCGAGCCGATGGGCGGCATCGGCGTTTGCTCGACGCCGACCCAGTCGCCATAGTGGCAGTATTCGAGGACATTGTCGACTGCTTTCGCGTCCAGCGTGCCGAACCAGCGCGCGATGTTGTCGTAATGCCGCTCAACCGCGCGCAGGTCGCCATAATAACGGTAGCAATACCACGTGATCAGCGGATAGGCGATGGCCCATGGCGGCGATCCGTCCGGCTGCCCCCACAGATGCGGGCAGGTATCGGGCACAAAGCCCTCGGGGCTCTGCGAATCCGCGATCACGCGCAGGAAGTTCTCGTAGTAGGCGGCCATGTCGAAATTGAGGATGCCGGTCTCCGCCGCGAGGTGCGCGTCGCCCATCCAGCCCATGCGCTCGTCACGCTGCGGGCAATCCGTCGGGATGCTCATGTTGTTGCCGCGGATGGACCACAGCGTGATGTCGCGAATCTGGTTGTAGAGTTCGTTAGCGCACTCGAAATGGCCTGCGCGGCGCAGGTCCGTGTGCGCCACTTGCGCCTCGACCTTTTCCGCCGTCAATTCACCCGGATAGCCGCGAATTTCCGCGTAGCGGAACCCGTGTTGCGTGAAACGCGGCGCATAGGCCTCGGGGCCGCCGCCCTTGAGCACGTACCGGTCCGTGACGCGCGCCGACCGCAGGTTTTCCACGTTGAGCCGCCCGTCGGGATACAGCAGTTCCGCGTGGCGCATGACGACCTCGGTCCCGGCCGGGCCTTCCACCTGGAGTTTCATCCAGCCTGTCAGGTTCTGCCCGAAATCGACGATCACCGAGCCGTCGTCCAGCGGCGTGAGTTTCACCGGTTTGACCGTGTCGACGACGCGGATGGGCGGCATAATCTGGCTGCTCATCTGCTCCGGCGGCGTTTCCAGGGGTACGACCGCTTCCCAGCCCGCGTCGTCGTAACCCGGCGCGTTCCAGCCGGTTTTTTCGAGCCGCGCATCATATGTTTCGCCGTGATACAGGCTCTCCTCGACAATAGGCCCGGACGACCAGCGCCAGGACGGGTCGGTAACAATTTGCTGGACCTCGCCGTCCGCATAGTCGATGCACAATTGCAGCCACCCGGCGCACGTGCCCTGCCACCAGCCGTGGCCGAGCATGAGGCCCGCGACGTTGTCTCCCTGTTGCAGCAGGTTTGTTACGTCGTGGGTCACATAAAGGGCCCGCTTGTGGTGTTGCTGGTTCGCCGGGTCGAGCACGTGATTGCCCACGCGTTCGCCGTTCAAGTACAGCTCGTAATAACCCAGCCCGGACACATACGCCCGCGCGCGGCGGACCGGCTTCGCCACGAGGAACGCCTTGCGCATCAAGGGCGATACACGCCGGCCCGGCTGCGAAACGCGAATACCGTCCACCATATCCTTGCGGCGCCAGTAGCCGCCGTCGAGCAGGGACGCCGCCTCGACCGAACGGCCCTGCGCGAGGTTGTTGCCCTGCGCGTCGAGCACTTCCACTTCGGCCAGCGCGAAGAGGCACTGTCCCGCGCTATTGTCGCGCATTTGCCGCACGTTAACGCGCACATACCGCGCGGGAGTTGGAGTACACTCGAATTTCACTGGTGTCTCGCCGGGATTTGGCTGGTCCTCCGCTGTCTTGTCCGCGACCGTCTGGGCCTTTGCCCGGCCCGGTTCCGGCGACAACGTGACCGAATAGCGCACCGGAAATCCGTAGCCGGTCAGGTCTTGTGTTTCCGTTTTCATGCGGGCGGGGTATAGCACGACCGCGGCGACTTCGCGCGCTTCGCCCAGGTCGATCTGTACCCACTGGCGGCGATTGTTCTCGTCGAAAAACTTGCTGTGGTAGCCGAGGGAGTCAACGATGTCCTCAATGCCGCGCACCCACGCAGCCTGGAAATCTCCGGGGGACAAGAGGCCCATTTCAAACGAAGCCGTATTGCTGAAGGGGCCGGCCCGGTCCTGCCGGTCCCACGCGCGCACGCGCCAGTGATACGTGCGGCCCGCCGCCAGCGGGGGGCCGCTGTAGACGACATGTACATTCTCGGCGGAAGCCGTCTTGCCCGTGTCCCACACGTCCGGCTGGCTGTTGAGCAAACCTTCCTGAGAAGTGGCCACCTGCACCTGGTATGCGGTCTGGCCTTGGTTGCGCTCCGTGTGCCGCACCCACCAGCTGAACCGCGGCGCGGGCGTGTCCACGCCCGCCGGCTCGCTCACATACTCGACACGCAGGTTCTCCGGCGCGAGCATCTCCGCCCGGGCCGCGGGCGCGAGAAGCGTTCCGCTGCCTGCCAGAATCATCGCGAACATTCCCGCCACGCGCATTGCCATACCGTCTCCTTTCTTTGTCCACCCGCGCTTCAGCGGGCACGACAGTGCTTGCGAATCCGCCGGCGCAGGCCGTCTATCGCGGCGCATACAGGGCCATGATCAGCATCCCAATCACTCCCGCGAACGCCAGCAAGGCAAAGATGCATCCGCCCCAAAGCCGCACCTTGAACCAGCGCGAAATGTGGCCGCATGACGGGCAGACCTCACGGCCCGCGAGCAGCGGCGCGCCGCACGCGGGGCAGGTTCGCCCGGGCTGCGCCGCGCCGCTCATGTCGCCGCTTCGCATCGCGGCGCCGTGCACGCAGCGCGCACGCTGCCGTCGAGTTCGTGCAGCGTGACCTCAAGCATGCCGGTCGCGATGCGTATGATGCCGTAAGAGGCGCGCTCGCCCCGATCCATGGGACCGCGCAAGTGGCCCGGATTCAGGTAAATCTGGGGCTCGACACGGTTCACCGCGGCCCGGTGCGTATGGCCGCACAGGAGTATATCGGCCTTGCGTTCCGGGACACCCCAGTCCGCGCTGGAATGGGCGCATGCGATGGAAATACCCGCCGCCTCGATAATCAGCGTCTTCGGGGCGCTGCCTGTTTCATATTCCGGGCACCAGAGGCCGGGAACCGCGTGCACGGTGTAACCCGTGATAATCAGCTCCAGCGCGTCCGCGTAGTCGTCGCCGAGATGAATGACGCGCTCGGCCCCGTGCCGTTCCGTCATATGTTCCGCGACGCGAAACATCAGCGGCAGACGGCCATGCGTGTCGCTCATGACACCGATGATCACTACCGGCCCTCCGCGAATGCGTCATAGAGCGCCTGGCAGCGCGCCTGGTCCAGCGCCTGGTCCGCGAAGATCAGGCGGAACCGCAGATCGAGCGGCTGACCCTCTTCCAGCGTGGGCTCGAAGAAGGCGCCAAACCGGGCGTACCGGCGGACCGAATACACGGGCACGCCGCCGGGCAGGTCCGGCGGCGACATATGAATGACCCAATAGCGCTTGCCGCGCACCTCGACGCTCGCGCAGACCCACCACGCGCCCACGACCTTGTCATCCTCCAATTCCTGCGCGCCTGCCGGCAGGAGGTACTGCGTCGTGTCCGGATGGTCCGCCACCTCCTGCGCCATGCGGATGTGCATGCCCGCGTGCTGCAAGTCGCCCTTCAACCGAATCGTCCCGCGAAGAGAAGCGAGTCTGGATTCGAAATCGACCAGGCGCAGCCCGTCTTTTGTGGGTGTCGCCCCAATCGTGCGGACTTCCTCGATGAAAGGCGCGTCGCGCAGGTCGCGCCATTCGATTTTCTCCTGTTGGAAGGCCCACAACCCGTGCGTGCCGAACGCCAGCCACGCGACGTGCNNNNNNNNNNNNNNNNNNNNNNNNNNNNNNNNNNNNNNNNNNNNNNNNNNNNNNNNNNNNNNNNNNNNNNNNNNNNNNNNNNNNNNNNNNNNNNNNNNNNTGTGGGTGTCGCCCCAATCGTGCGGACTTCCTCGATGAAAGGCGCGTCGCGCAGGTCGCGCCATTCGATTTTCTCCTGTTGGAAGGCCCACAACCCGTGCGTGCCGAACGCCAGCCACGCGACGTGCAGTTGGTAACACTCCTCCATGCCCCAGGTATTGAAATGAGCATCGCCGATGACGGTGTCCCGCCAGCCGATGAACATGCCGCGGTGATGCGTATAGAGACCGCCGGGGCCTTTCGTAATCGCGCCTGTCCCCTCGAAATCGAACACGTGCGTGTAGACCTTGTACGTGCTGACGGGGTCTTGCCTGTCAAAGGGTATCGTCACGGTGCGCAGCCACGGGGCGCCGTCCACCACAAGGTCCACGCCCTGCTGAAACGGCGGTTCAGGATCGTTTCCCGCCGCGCAGGCCGCGCCCGTTACCGCGAGCAGCGGCGCCAATAGAAAGACAAAGTGTCGCATAAAGGGGGCTCCTTGGCGGGGTTCAGGGTTCGGGGTTTGAGATGGACACGACGGTTGCCTCGGTTCATTGCGTTCCCGTTGCGGTCTGCCCACGGCTAAACCAGGCGACGACTCCGCCCAGCGCGATTAGAACGATCGCCAGCGCCAGATCGAGCGCGACGACAAGGCCGCCGCCCACCCACGGCAGCACCGCGAGCAGCAACACGCCGATCAAGAGGATGGATACACCCACGACGCCGAACGGCGATATGTACGCGCGAGCAACGCGTATCTCTTCGTCTTCAGGCAGCGCGCCGATGGGCGTGCGGAGCCGCGCGTAGAAGGCTTCCGTGCGCGCGCGTGCGGCGGAGTCCGGCGGGGCGATAAGGCTGAACAGCAGCATGACGCCAAAGGTCACGATCGCCGTACTGAGGAAGAGGACGATCTCCATTTTCAGGGCCAGCCCCGCGATCACGATGTTCTCATTCTTATGATCCCAGAGGATGCCGAGGAACTGCACATCGTGCTTGTAGCGCGAGAGGAAGAACAGAGCCAGGCCGCAGGCGATGCCCACAAGGAATCCGGCGGTCGCGCCCTGATTCGTCGCTCTTCGTGAGACGAGTCCGAGCAACATCGGCACAGCGACGGGCGCCGTGGCCACGCCAAAGAGCGTGACCATGATGCGGAAGAGGTCCTCCGCTTTGCCGCGGGCCATAAGGAACGCCGTGAGGAGCGCCACCGCCCCGACAACGAGCGTCATGCAGCGGCCCACGAGCACCAGTTCGCTTTGCGACGCGCGCGGGCGCACGAGCCGCTTGTATACGTCGTTCGTCAGGACGCTCGCGCACACGTTGTAGTCCGCGCTCAGCGTGGACATGGTGGCCGAGAACATCGCGGCGACGGCGAGGCCGAGCATCCCCGCGGGAAGCAGTTCCGTGCATAGCAGGGGGTAAACCTTGCCTGCGTCCTCGAGCCCGGGCAGGAACTGCGTGGCCGCGATTGCCGGGAAAAACATCATGGGCGGGCCTATGATATAGAGCGCGATAACGAGCCACCCCACCTTGACCGCGTCCCGTTCCCTGGGCACGCAGTAATACCGTTGGATGAGCGACCAGTTGATGCTGCTCCAAGCGAGCGCATACAAGAGCACCAGCGGAATCACATAGGTCCAGCCAAACTCTTCCGTCACCGGACGGAAGAAACCTTCGGGCGCTTGCTCCAGAATCGCGCCGACGCCGCCCGCACGAACGATGGAGAGCGGCAGGATCACGAGAATGCCCACCGTCAGCACGACAAACTGGATGAAATCGGTCACCGCGACCGCCCACAACCCGCCCATGAACGTATAGACGAGAATGATGCTGCCCGCTGCGAAGACGCTGATCCGGATGTCGAGGCCTACGCAGATGGAAATGAACGTGCCGGTCGCGAAAAGCTTGATGCCGTCGTCGATAATCTTCACGGGCACGCCCTGCCACGCGAACAACTGGCGCACGAGCGAACTATACCGCGTTTCCAGGTACTCGACCGGGCTGTCGATCCGGGCGCGGCGCCAGCGCGCCGCGAAAAACGTGGCGCTGAAAAATGTGGCGGGCACAGCCACCCATAGCAGCGTGATGCCGACCCAGCCGTAGCGATAGCACAACGACGGATAGAACACGAACGCGGCCACGCTGAAACTGGTCATGTAGAACGAGACGCCGCTGAGCCACCATGGAATGCTGTTGCCGCCGCTGAAATAATCCTTCATATGCCGCATGCGGTTGTAGAAATACACGCCGATGCCCAGCATCAGCACGAAATACCCGCCGACCATCAACAGGTCCGGAAATTCGAGGTGTCCCTGATTGACAGGCATGACTGATGGCCTCCTTCCGCTCTTTGTCTACGGCGCTCGCGCTACTCGAAACTGGTCAGGCCGCGCGCGAAAACGACCGAATCGGCGATTGCGTGTTTCGTCTGCTCCCCGGTCAATTCCACACCCTGGACTCCTTCGAATTCGAGCGTAACCGGGCCCGTGTAGACCTTTTCGCGCAGCATCCGCACGATGGCAGGGAAGTCTACCACGCCCTGGCCGAGCACGGGGAAGTTCCACGTCTCGAATGCGCCGTTGTGGTCCTTGAATTCGACCGTGCCCACGTAATCGATGCTTTTCGCCAATTCCGCCACGGCGCTCGTGCCGCGGTTGTAGTACGTGATATTCGCCGTGTCGAAATTCACGCGGATGTTCGGATGATCGATCGCCCGCATCGTTTCGACCTGGACCGCTCCGTTTGTGCCGAGGTCCGGGTGCGTTTCGAGGGTGATCGTGACGCCGTGCGCGCGCGCGAGTTCGCCCGCGGCGCGAATCCGCGCATAGGCGTCCTCCTTGGAGAGCTCTCCCCGTTTTGCCGACATGAACATGTATTTCACGCCCATCTTTTCGCACGTTTCCAATTGCGCCGCGATGTCGTCCAGGAACGTGTCCTTGCTCAACTCCGCGCCGCAACGGAACACGAGCGGTTTCAGGCCGTACTGCGCGAGGCGCTGCATCTCGGCGTCCGCCTGGTCCGGCGCGGGAACCGCCATGAACACGTACTTGACCCCGATCTCCTGCAAGTGCGCCCAGGCCGAGTCCTGATACTTGCCGTAGCTCATCACGCGCACGGCGAGCGGCCACGGCTCGGCCGCGGGCGCCCCTTGCGGCCCAAGCGTCGCGCAGCCGGCAACGCAAAACACAACACATAGACAAGAAAGGACTTCATGTAACCGCATTTCCTCACCCTTCCTTTCACATCGGTGCCGAAGCGCCACAAGCACGCTCAGTGTCACACGGTCTCACGACGGTACGCGGGCGATTTTGCCAACGGCGCAAGTCTTGCCTTCATAGGTGCGCGTCAGGCTGCCGCAGGTCTTGCGAAGGCGCCCTCCTCCACCCGAAGGACAATGCTGAATGTCCATACCGCCGTCTCTGAACGGGATGATCGGCCGGAACGAGGTCTCTGCCACTCGCGCTCACGCGGCGCCCGCGCAGCCGCTGCCAAAGAGGACCATCCTCCAGCAAAGCAAGCGTCTTGGCGCTGCGTTCTTTCCGTGTCAACGCCGTGTCTTCAGCGTCGAACTCCTCACGCCGTTTTCGCATGAATGAGACGGCGTCAGAATCCTTCTTCATATGCCAAGACCTCCTTCGGGGTCCGAATTTCGATTGTACCATAGCCCTGTTCAAAGTTAACCGCGCTGCATAACCGTATGCCCCCGAGATTGACGATGTGCGGGGAGTCCGAACTGACAAATACGTCCGCGCGTCCCGCCGTTGCCAACGTCACATGCAGCGCATCCGCATGCGGACCGCTTCCCACCACACCGCGGCTCAAATGGGCTTCCGCCAGGTCCGTCGCTTCGCGGCTACCCGACAAGACAAGCGCATTTTCCTCCGAAACGACCGAAATGTGGCGTCTCACTGCCCCTGGCGCCGCCCGGAGCTCTCGCCGAGTGTGGTCTGACAACGCCATCACATGCCGCCCTGCAACAAGCTCATTCGATAGCGCAAGACTCGCATCGGCAAACACTGCATCTTCACAGCCGCCGGTTGCCGGCGCGTCCACGCAGATAAGATAGCGGCTTCACGATGATTCGTTCTCTTTCTCTTTCGCACTGATCTCTTTGGCAAGACCTGTCTCGCCTTTTCAGTCTTGGTCTTCCTCCCATTTCGTATCCCAGGACGCCGCCCGTGGGCTATTGTGCCGCCGCCCCTTCGGACCGCATTCGAAGTCACGAGCCTCGTCACAGGAATTCAGGGCGAACCTTCCTCTTGGCTATCCAACGGAAGGAGAAATCGCTTCCATTCCGGAGATTCTTGATGGCCGAAATTGACAAACTAGCCCACCGGACAACGCACGACCCTATGAGTGACGGTCAGCCCAAATTAGCGTTCCGCTATCTTGATTTTGAAGAGTCTGATACTAATCTGCGCTGATCTTCACTAATCCGCTTTCCGAAATAAGATTCGTCTCTGACCGCGCATTCTCGACTACGCCGCCAATTCCTTCCTGTGCGCCCAGACTTTCTCGAAGGCCGCGACGTATTGGTCGACGAGTTCCGGAACCTCTTTCGTGAAGTACGGCAGACCCATGCTCGTCGCGTTCGCCTGGCGCGAGCCGGGCAGATCGGGGATCACGGGTTTGTGGTGCCACCACTCGTCCTCGGCGTAGAGCGGCAACTCGTGTTGTAGCGTGTAGTGCGTGCCGCTGATGCGCACGCCCTCGGCCTGGAGCGCCTCGACCGCCTTGTCGCGCGTCATGCCCGCTTCCTTTTCGTCGATAAAGAGCATGTTCCACGCGTAGTAGAGCCGCTGCATGTCCTTGCGCCCGCTTGACTGTTCGTAGAGGCCCGGCAACTGCGTGAGCACGTCGTTGAGACGGCGGACCTGTTTCGCGCCCGCTTCGTTGCGCGCGACAAGCCCTTTAAGCTGGCACCGCGCCAGCGCCGCCGCGAACGGGTGCATGCGGAACTTCAAGCCTAGCCCGGAGCCTTTGTATTTGTAATACGCGCCGTCCTGCGCCACGCCGGGCATGTCGTAATTGCCGAAGGACGTGGCGCGCTCGAAGTCCTCCTGATTCTGGTACACGCCCATGCCGCCCTCGATCGCGGGCAGTGGTTTCGACATCTGGTAGCTGTAGATCGACATGCGGCCCCACGTGCCCATAACCTTGTCTTTCAACTTCGCGCCGTGCGCGTGCGCGGAGTCTTCGAGCACGATGAGCCCCTTCTCATTGGCCCAGTCGCTGATGTGGTCCATGTCCGCGGGCAAGCCGATCCAGTGGACCGGCAGCACCGCCTTCGTGTTCGGCGTGAGCCGCTTCTTCGCGTCGTCGAGATCGAAATTGAGCGTGCGCGGGTTGATGTCCACAAACACGGGTACGAGCCCGAACAGACGCATGGGCACGATCGTCGCGAAGAAGGTGTAGCTGGGCACCAGAATCTCGCTGCCCGGCGGCAGGTTCAGCGCGAAGAACATCGACGCCAACGCGCTGGTTCCATTGAAGTGCGCCTTGGCATATGGCGCGCCCAGAAACTCCTTCCACTCCTGTTCCAGTTTGTCTATAGGGTCGTAACTGGGCGCGTGCAGCAGTTCGAGAATCGCCTGCTCTTCTTCCGGACCGTACAGCGGCCACCGCGCGGCGTCGCCATCGGGCGCGGTAATGGCCTTTGGCCCGCCGTGCAGGGCCAGCTTTTCGGTCGCGGCGCGGGCGCTCCGCGGCGCCGAGGCGGTCAGGCCCGCGGCGGCCATTGCCCCGGTCGAAATCAGAAAGTCGCGGCGTGAAGGACGGAATGCATCGGACGTATGCTGCGGAGTCATCGTAATATCCCTCCGGTTGTTCAAATCCCCGCGGTCTAAACGAGTAACCATGGAAAACCTGCCCACCATCATAATCGCCTGGCGCCGGACTATCAAGGATTGCCCAGCCGGATGTTGACGCAGCGGGCCAGTTCTTCTAAGCTAGTCCTTTCGCCAACAGGAAGAAGGGAGCGTAATCATGGGCATGACTATATTGGCGATTTTGAGCGGATCGATGTTGTGCGGCGCGGCGGACAGCGGCTGGATGGCCGGTGTGGCGCGCGCCGATATCACTCCCGAAGAGCCCATGTGGCTTGCGGGTTACGCCTCGCGCGGTCACGAGGCCGAGGGTACGCTGCATCCGCTCTGGGTCAAGGCGCTTGCCCTTCAGGACGCCGCGGGGAACAAGGCCGTGCTCGTGACCAGCGATATTCTGGGCTTTCCGAAGAGCATGTCCGACCGCATCCGCGACCAACTGAAGGCGCGGCTGGGTTTGGAACGCGCGCAGATTGTCCTGAACTCGTCGCACACGCACTCCGGGCCCGTTCTCGACGAATCGCTGTTGTGCATCTATCCGCTGGACGCGCAAGGGCTGGACAAGGTGAAACGGTATTCGAGCAGGCTCGAAGCGCAGGTGGTGGCCGCGGTGGAAGAGGCGTTCAATGCCATGCAGCCGGCGCAACTCGCGTCGGGCAACAGCGTCGCGCGTTTCGCGGTCAACCGCCGCAACAACAAGGAAGCGGAGATTCTCGAAACACACGACTTTGACGGCCCCGTGGACCATGCCGTTCCCGTACTGCGCGTCACGAGGCC from Candidatus Hydrogenedentota bacterium includes the following:
- a CDS encoding sugar phosphate isomerase/epimerase, which translates into the protein MRLHEVLSCLCVVFCVAGCATLGPQGAPAAEPWPLAVRVMSYGKYQDSAWAHLQEIGVKYVFMAVPAPDQADAEMQRLAQYGLKPLVFRCGAELSKDTFLDDIAAQLETCEKMGVKYMFMSAKRGELSKEDAYARIRAAGELARAHGVTITLETHPDLGTNGAVQVETMRAIDHPNIRVNFDTANITYYNRGTSAVAELAKSIDYVGTVEFKDHNGAFETWNFPVLGQGVVDFPAIVRMLREKVYTGPVTLEFEGVQGVELTGEQTKHAIADSVVFARGLTSFE
- a CDS encoding aminotransferase class I/II-fold pyridoxal phosphate-dependent enzyme; translation: MTPQHTSDAFRPSRRDFLISTGAMAAAGLTASAPRSARAATEKLALHGGPKAITAPDGDAARWPLYGPEEEQAILELLHAPSYDPIDKLEQEWKEFLGAPYAKAHFNGTSALASMFFALNLPPGSEILVPSYTFFATIVPMRLFGLVPVFVDINPRTLNFDLDDAKKRLTPNTKAVLPVHWIGLPADMDHISDWANEKGLIVLEDSAHAHGAKLKDKVMGTWGRMSIYSYQMSKPLPAIEGGMGVYQNQEDFERATSFGNYDMPGVAQDGAYYKYKGSGLGLKFRMHPFAAALARCQLKGLVARNEAGAKQVRRLNDVLTQLPGLYEQSSGRKDMQRLYYAWNMLFIDEKEAGMTRDKAVEALQAEGVRISGTHYTLQHELPLYAEDEWWHHKPVIPDLPGSRQANATSMGLPYFTKEVPELVDQYVAAFEKVWAHRKELAA
- a CDS encoding sodium/solute symporter (Members of the Solute:Sodium Symporter (SSS), TC 2.A.21 as described in tcdb.org, catalyze solute:Na+ symport. Known solutes for members of the family include sugars, amino acids, nucleosides, inositols, vitamins, urea or anions, depending on the system.) — its product is MPVNQGHLEFPDLLMVGGYFVLMLGIGVYFYNRMRHMKDYFSGGNSIPWWLSGVSFYMTSFSVAAFVFYPSLCYRYGWVGITLLWVAVPATFFSATFFAARWRRARIDSPVEYLETRYSSLVRQLFAWQGVPVKIIDDGIKLFATGTFISICVGLDIRISVFAAGSIILVYTFMGGLWAVAVTDFIQFVVLTVGILVILPLSIVRAGGVGAILEQAPEGFFRPVTEEFGWTYVIPLVLLYALAWSSINWSLIQRYYCVPRERDAVKVGWLVIALYIIGPPMMFFPAIAATQFLPGLEDAGKVYPLLCTELLPAGMLGLAVAAMFSATMSTLSADYNVCASVLTNDVYKRLVRPRASQSELVLVGRCMTLVVGAVALLTAFLMARGKAEDLFRIMVTLFGVATAPVAVPMLLGLVSRRATNQGATAGFLVGIACGLALFFLSRYKHDVQFLGILWDHKNENIVIAGLALKMEIVLFLSTAIVTFGVMLLFSLIAPPDSAARARTEAFYARLRTPIGALPEDEEIRVARAYISPFGVVGVSILLIGVLLLAVLPWVGGGLVVALDLALAIVLIALGGVVAWFSRGQTATGTQ